In Acidianus brierleyi, one genomic interval encodes:
- a CDS encoding zinc-dependent dehydrogenase: protein MKAIVLENGNPLLKEVPIPKLQEGDVLVKMKACGLCGTDVEKICGQYTASQPILGHEPAGIIQESTVEWLKPGDRVFAHHHVPCYECYYCKKGSPTMCPYYRKTNLDPGGFAEYFRVPAWNVKRGGILKLPDNVTFDEGAFIEPLATVIRAQRRVFIDKDDFILVVGAGPMGLLHVMAAKVNGAGKVFVSDVSEFRREYSLKVGADVSFNAAKINIEEEVKKLTDGRGVDVAIVASGAPQAILSALNSVRKGGRVLLFGVPYKGTILNYDISNLLNNEISIISSNAAVEEDTREALNMIANKKIDVTKLITGKFKLEEFNEAVREAKEGKTIKAIIYD, encoded by the coding sequence ATGAAAGCTATAGTATTAGAAAACGGCAACCCCTTGTTAAAAGAGGTACCTATACCAAAGTTACAAGAAGGCGACGTACTAGTAAAAATGAAAGCTTGCGGATTATGTGGAACAGATGTTGAAAAAATATGCGGTCAATATACAGCTTCTCAGCCAATTTTAGGGCATGAACCTGCAGGTATAATTCAAGAATCTACAGTAGAATGGCTTAAACCCGGTGATAGAGTTTTTGCCCATCATCATGTTCCATGTTATGAATGCTATTATTGTAAAAAGGGAAGTCCTACAATGTGCCCATATTATAGGAAAACTAATTTAGATCCTGGTGGATTTGCAGAATATTTTAGAGTACCGGCTTGGAACGTTAAACGAGGAGGAATATTAAAATTACCTGATAATGTAACTTTCGACGAAGGGGCTTTTATAGAGCCCCTTGCTACTGTTATAAGAGCCCAAAGGAGAGTATTTATCGATAAGGACGATTTTATACTAGTAGTAGGAGCTGGACCCATGGGTTTATTACATGTAATGGCGGCCAAAGTAAATGGAGCCGGTAAAGTATTCGTATCAGATGTTTCAGAGTTCAGAAGAGAATATTCATTAAAAGTAGGTGCTGATGTGTCATTTAATGCCGCTAAGATTAATATTGAAGAGGAAGTCAAAAAGCTTACAGACGGTAGAGGAGTAGACGTTGCAATAGTAGCGTCTGGAGCACCACAAGCTATCCTTAGTGCGCTAAATTCGGTTAGAAAAGGTGGAAGAGTATTACTCTTTGGTGTTCCATATAAAGGAACAATATTAAATTATGATATAAGCAATTTATTGAATAACGAGATCTCTATAATTAGCAGTAATGCCGCAGTAGAAGAAGATACTAGGGAAGCATTAAATATGATTGCCAATAAGAAAATTGATGTAACTAAACTAATTACAGGGAAATTTAAATTAGAGGAATTTAATGAGGCCGTAAGGGAAGCCAAAGAAGGAAAAACCATAAAAGCAATAATATATGACTAG